A DNA window from Bdellovibrio sp. BCCA contains the following coding sequences:
- a CDS encoding hydrogen peroxide-inducible genes activator, with protein sequence MTLTQLEYILAVVDTGSFSQAARQCHVTQPTLSMQIQKLEDELGVVIFDRTKQPIKPTSIGEEILQQARLVVKGSQHLKEIVDDAKGSLKGELRIGIIPTLAPYLLPLFLKKMKDVYKNLHLTFEELQTETMVEKIRSHNLDLGIVVTPIDDLNIASHVLFYEPFMAYFAKGHPLLNKKSIDEKDLSVDDVLLLNEGHCFREQSLSLCRNKKQIVSADKTFTFESGSLETLKKLVDQGENFTLLPWLATFDVQDKKRLRAFSDPIPTREVSLIHGPHFQRKALLKALVENIKKNLPEGLSSSRNKNQMKVDNPLGHIK encoded by the coding sequence ATGACACTGACTCAACTTGAATACATTCTTGCCGTTGTTGATACAGGAAGCTTTAGCCAAGCCGCACGCCAATGCCACGTGACTCAGCCAACTTTGAGCATGCAAATCCAAAAGCTGGAAGATGAATTAGGCGTTGTGATCTTTGATCGTACGAAACAGCCGATCAAACCGACTTCCATAGGTGAGGAAATTCTACAACAAGCACGTCTGGTCGTGAAGGGCTCTCAGCATCTTAAAGAGATCGTCGATGACGCAAAAGGTTCTCTGAAAGGAGAACTGCGTATTGGAATTATTCCTACGTTAGCTCCTTATCTTTTGCCGCTCTTTTTAAAAAAGATGAAAGACGTTTACAAAAATCTTCATTTAACCTTTGAAGAACTTCAAACCGAAACGATGGTTGAAAAAATTCGCAGTCACAATTTGGATTTGGGCATTGTTGTCACTCCCATTGATGATTTAAATATCGCAAGCCATGTTTTATTTTATGAACCTTTTATGGCGTATTTCGCCAAAGGACATCCCCTTTTAAATAAGAAATCTATCGATGAAAAAGATCTCTCTGTGGATGACGTTTTGCTTTTGAACGAAGGTCACTGCTTTCGTGAGCAAAGCCTTTCGCTTTGTCGCAATAAAAAACAGATTGTGTCGGCAGACAAAACTTTTACCTTTGAAAGCGGCAGCTTAGAAACTCTTAAAAAACTGGTCGATCAAGGCGAAAATTTTACCTTGCTTCCTTGGCTTGCCACCTTTGATGTGCAGGATAAAAAGCGCCTTCGTGCCTTTTCAGATCCCATTCCTACCCGAGAGGTCAGTTTAATACATGGTCCTCACTTTCAAAGAAAAGCCCTGCTTAAGGCTCTAGTTGAAAACATAAAGAAAAACCTGCCGGAAGGTCTTAGCTCTTCTCGCAATAAAAACCAAATGAAGGTGGATAATCCTTTAGGCCATATCAAATAG
- a CDS encoding Dps family protein: MRSTAHASKETGRENRNLSPVKSEEADTSAVVETLKKTLGDVYILQLKTQNCHWNVEGPLFFSLHKLFEEQYKELAEFVDRTAEVLRALKVRAPGSFREFKELSSLQEVPVEKLNSTQIIEMLSQDHTNVAIALRPRLEAAEEAEETSAVVLYEDLISFHEKAAWMIRSHRS; encoded by the coding sequence ATGAGATCTACAGCACATGCTTCAAAAGAAACAGGTCGTGAAAACAGAAACCTAAGTCCCGTTAAATCCGAAGAGGCTGACACATCCGCCGTTGTTGAAACACTGAAAAAAACTTTAGGGGATGTTTACATCCTTCAATTAAAAACACAAAACTGCCACTGGAACGTGGAAGGTCCATTGTTCTTTTCATTGCACAAACTTTTTGAAGAGCAATACAAAGAACTTGCGGAGTTTGTCGATCGCACAGCCGAAGTTTTGCGCGCTCTCAAAGTCCGTGCACCGGGCTCTTTTAGAGAGTTTAAAGAACTTTCTTCTTTACAAGAAGTTCCAGTTGAAAAATTAAATAGCACTCAAATCATTGAGATGCTCAGTCAGGATCACACCAATGTAGCAATCGCGTTAAGACCTCGTCTTGAGGCTGCGGAAGAAGCTGAAGAAACCAGTGCCGTTGTCCTGTACGAAGATTTAATCAGCTTTCATGAAAAAGCCGCATGGATGATCCGAAGCCATAGATCCTAA